AGAAGAAGTAAGCCTTTCACGTAATCCTTCCAAAATATCTATAGCCTGTTTAAAGTAAGTAAGGGATTCTTCTCTTTTCCCTTGTTCTAATAATATCCGGCCTAAACCAGTCTGACAATACCAGATCATTCGAGAATAATTTAATTTTTGAGCTAATTCCAAGCCTTTCCTAAAATATTCTTCTGACTTGGTCACATCCTTCATATCCAGGTAGATAGTCCCTAAATTACCATAATCCAAAGCCAGATCAAAAGGCATGTTTAATTCCTGGTGAATCCTTAAGGCCTCTAATTGGCTTTCTAAAGCAAGTTTTAAATTGCCCAGATGTTGGTTTAAAGAGGCAAAATTATTCATTAAGGCTGCAATTCGGGGCTGAATATTTAATTCTTCATAGATTTTCATTGCCTCATTGTAAGCGGAAACTGCATCTTTGTACCGTTCCTCATTATTATAGACTACCCCTAAATTCATCCAGGCATCAGCTATGGTTAAAGGATAATTTAAAGTAGTGGCAAATCGAAGAACCCGGGTAATATAATTTTCTGCCCTCTTTAAATCATTTATTTGTAAATAAAGACTGCCCAGATTGGTATATACCCCTATATCTCCGGGCATATCATACAATTGAATAAGTTCTTCCGCTTCTTCTAAGACCTTTTTGGCATTTTCAAAATCTCCTTTATCCAGGTAGATAATCCCCATATTATTAAGCACCCAGGCTTCCTGGTAACCCAGTTCCATTTCCCGAGCTAATCTTTGGCCATCGATTAAATACTGAAGAGCTTGATTAGAATCTCCCCAGGCTTCATGATAAATACGAGCCAGAGAAAGTTTGACCGCAAATTCTCCGCACTTAAAACCGGACTCTAAACTTACCTGTAAAGAGGACTCACAAACTTGCTGGGCTTTTTGGAAATTTCCTCTTTCTACATAGATATAAGCCAAATTATTTAAAGATAGAGCTGCTACTTCCGTATTTTCAATCTGAACAGCAAAATTGTAGGAATCTAAAAAATACTTCTCTGCCTTCTCTAAATCCCCTCGATAAAAAGATATTATTCCAAAGCTTAAAAAGGTAGAGGCTTTTCCGGAAATATCCTGAAGCTGTTCGGCTAATTGATAGGCAAGTTGGGCACATTCTTCTGATTTATTCAAATCCTGATAGCTTTGATATACACCGGCCAGAGTAATATAAACCTTCATAATCCCTGAATTATCTTGCAAAGCTTCATATTTTTCTAATGCTTGAAGAAGTATCTGATGGGCTTCATCATCCTTCCCTTGACGATACCAGGCTCTCCCCTGATAATAAAAGCTTTCTGCAATTAAATCATCTTTATCTTGGGCGAACGCCAGTGCTTTTAAAATATTCATCTCCTCTATTAGGCGGGAATATTGACCGGTAAGATAAATTTGGTCAGCCCTACCCTTAATATATTTAATTATTTCTTTCTGCTGGTCAGGAGAAAGTAAGGCAATATCTAAAGTGTAAGATAAAAAATCCTTCTTTCCAATCTCTTTTTCTACCCATTGTAAAAGTTCAAATTCTTCGGTTTTTTCGGTATCCGGTAAGTTTAGCACAGTTCCATCATTTAAAGTTATAGATATCCCTTGGGCGAGTAAAGGAAATAAAAATAATCCCATCAGGCTAATAATTACCCCGATGATGATAATAGAAATATTTCTATTTTTCATCAATTTTCCTCTCTATAATTTACTAAGTAGTAATTTTTACCAAAATTCTTAATTTTTTGGGACACTAAAAAATTATTTTACTACTCCTAACGACCTTTTATAGCTAAGTATTATATGATTAAAATATTTCTGTTCTTTCTCTGTAAAAATTCCCTGAGGAGCCTGAGTCAAAATAACATATCCCATACCAGACATACCAGATGCTGCTGAGCCATAAGCTCCGGTATAGATAACGTAACTTTCTAAATTAAATCGAAAAGTAGTCCCCTGGTAACTTCCTTGCAAATTTATTTTTCCCTCAGTTACTTCTATCGCACTACCGGGAGCAGGTACTATTTTAAATTCTTGATTTAATATTGATAAATCAGAAACCTGTTGTTGTAAA
The sequence above is a segment of the Caldisericota bacterium genome. Coding sequences within it:
- a CDS encoding CHAT domain-containing protein, with the translated sequence MKNRNISIIIIGVIISLMGLFLFPLLAQGISITLNDGTVLNLPDTEKTEEFELLQWVEKEIGKKDFLSYTLDIALLSPDQQKEIIKYIKGRADQIYLTGQYSRLIEEMNILKALAFAQDKDDLIAESFYYQGRAWYRQGKDDEAHQILLQALEKYEALQDNSGIMKVYITLAGVYQSYQDLNKSEECAQLAYQLAEQLQDISGKASTFLSFGIISFYRGDLEKAEKYFLDSYNFAVQIENTEVAALSLNNLAYIYVERGNFQKAQQVCESSLQVSLESGFKCGEFAVKLSLARIYHEAWGDSNQALQYLIDGQRLAREMELGYQEAWVLNNMGIIYLDKGDFENAKKVLEEAEELIQLYDMPGDIGVYTNLGSLYLQINDLKRAENYITRVLRFATTLNYPLTIADAWMNLGVVYNNEERYKDAVSAYNEAMKIYEELNIQPRIAALMNNFASLNQHLGNLKLALESQLEALRIHQELNMPFDLALDYGNLGTIYLDMKDVTKSEEYFRKGLELAQKLNYSRMIWYCQTGLGRILLEQGKREESLTYFKQAIDILEGLRERLTSSEMKRGFFENKLLAYDLTIEVLWDLGRFEEAFNYTERARARSFLDILGGTMLKVKNEDEVMIGRLQELELRIISLQDKERQERAKPIEEQNSIYLEELQKILKKLQQNYFQLKDDLSHYSPEVASLVTINPLTLDKVKTVLGEEIIFLDYYITGDRILVWIIEQEGIKTKEISIKDINLNKKVEEARKAFTATEGDYDYQKICEELYRILFAPVKALIGDKTTIGIIPHRSLFYLPFQALRGEEGFLVDRYDLFYIPSASVYSYCLSKNKENKESYLGFGNPSFEGKDLAPLPLSAEEVKIVARNFPFNDVFIDKEATETKFKEICSNFDIIHLSTHGLADDQRPLFSVISLAQDEKNDGEVRAYEVFSLNLKANLVALGACETGLGKLSEAEGLVGLVRSFLYAGTPTVIASLWSVYDRPTMELFIKFFRYWKQEGMSKVEALSRAQRELAEEYGLPVAWAGFILIGDYR